The following proteins are co-located in the Streptomyces bottropensis ATCC 25435 genome:
- the rnpA gene encoding ribonuclease P protein component, whose product MLPTEHRLRRREDFATAVRRGRRAGRPLLVVHLRSGATDPHAPGESAPPTRAGFVVSKAVGGSVVRNKVKRRLRHLMRDRVALLPPGSLVVVRALPGAGDADHVQLAQDLDAALGRLLGGGAR is encoded by the coding sequence GCGCGAGGACTTCGCGACCGCGGTACGACGAGGACGCCGGGCCGGCCGCCCGCTCCTCGTCGTTCACCTACGTAGCGGTGCCACGGACCCGCACGCGCCTGGGGAGAGCGCTCCCCCGACGCGTGCGGGTTTCGTCGTGAGCAAAGCCGTCGGTGGCTCGGTCGTCCGTAACAAGGTGAAGCGCAGACTTCGCCATCTGATGCGCGATCGAGTCGCCCTGTTGCCCCCCGGTAGCCTGGTAGTAGTACGAGCGCTGCCCGGAGCGGGTGACGCCGACCACGTACAACTGGCCCAAGACCTGGATGCCGCCCTGGGGCGGCTGCTGGGAGGGGGCGCGCGATGA